TCCGTGAATTGCGAAATTCTGCAATTCACTACATGCTGTGTTAGTTATGTCCGCAAGTGGCCGCGGGCATGGCGCCAGACGACACCCCCGAGCTATCGGGGTGGTGAAGGGAGTCCCAGGTCGTGCCGGTTCCGCTGTATGAGGCCAAAGCTGAGTTCTTCCGGATGCTGGGGCACCCGGTCCGCATACGCGCACTCGAGCTCCTGCAGGGTGGGCCGATGCCGGTACGTGACCTGCTGGCCGCGATCGAGATCGAGCCCTCGGGGCTCTCCCAGCAGCTCGCGGTCCTGCGCCGCTCGGGCATCGTCACCTCGGCCCGTGACGGCTCCACCGTGGTGTACGAGCTGGCAGGCGGGGATGTGGCGGAGCTGTTGCGGGCCGCGCGCCGGATCCTGACCGAGATGCTGGCCGGGCGGAACGAACTCTTGGAAGAGCTGCGGGAAGCCGAGGTCGGGAGTCCGTGAGTACGTTCCTCACCCAGGCCGTGGGCCGGGTGCGCTCCTTGCTGCCTGCCCGCGCCGACTTCGCACTCATGGCCCGCAACCCGCGCCGGGATCTGCTCGCCGGCCTCACGGTCGCCATCGTGGCGCTGCCGCTCGCGCTCGGCTTCGGGGTCTCCTCCGGGCTCGGAGCCGCATCGGGACTTGCGACTGCCGTGGTGGCCGGTGCCCTGGCGGCGCTGTTCGGCGGCTCCAACCTCCAGGTCTCCGGCCCTACGGGAGCGATGACGGTCGTGCTGGTGCCGATCGTCGCCCAGTACGGGCCCGGCGGAGTGCTGACGGTCGGGCTGATGGCCGGTGTGCTGCTGATCGCGCTGGCCTTGCTGAAGGCCGGCCGGTACATGCGCTACATCCCCGCGCCGGTGGTGGAGGGCTTCACCCTCGGCATTGCCTGCGTCATCGCACTGCAGCAGATCCCGAACGCGCTGGGGGTGGCCAAGCCGGAGGGCGACAAGGTCCTGGTGGTGACCTGGCGGGCGATCGAGGAGTTCGTGAAGGCGCCGAACTCGACCGCCGTGATCCTCGCGCTCGCCGTGGCAGC
Above is a window of Streptomyces sp. NBC_00490 DNA encoding:
- a CDS encoding ArsR/SmtB family transcription factor, whose amino-acid sequence is MPVPLYEAKAEFFRMLGHPVRIRALELLQGGPMPVRDLLAAIEIEPSGLSQQLAVLRRSGIVTSARDGSTVVYELAGGDVAELLRAARRILTEMLAGRNELLEELREAEVGSP